One Streptomyces mobaraensis NBRC 13819 = DSM 40847 DNA segment encodes these proteins:
- a CDS encoding DNA polymerase IV, with protein MRGSPTILHLDMDAFYASVEQAAKPSLRGKPVVVGGIGPRGVVATASYEARVFGVHSAMATAQARRLCPNAAYLTPRFSLYQQVSGVVMGLLAELSPLVEPLSLDEAFVDLEAGGVEPATEAVRAVGERLRGDILAATGVSGSVGLAGSKMLAKIASEQAKPDGLVVIEPGTELELLGPMPVRTIPGVGPATAETLRRAGIHTVAETAEAGEAELVRLLGKAHGAGLYALATGHDERPVVAERDAKSVSVEDTFAEDLTDRTRVQLELARLADRCVRRLRAAGRSGRTVVIKVRRYDFSTLTRSETLRGPTDDPAVVREAAARLLEGVDTTAGVRLLGVGVSGLADYTQEDLFAQARAAEAAEAAGEDGGLQDAEGALERRADDGEAVPARRWLPGLDVVHRELGRGWVQGSGLGRVTVRFEEPWSAAPGRVRTFTVDDPDLEPAEPVPLIRPVVGEGAPAPPVGDVAAASGR; from the coding sequence GTGAGAGGTTCACCGACGATCCTGCATCTCGACATGGACGCCTTCTACGCCTCGGTGGAGCAGGCGGCCAAGCCCAGCCTGCGCGGAAAGCCGGTCGTCGTGGGCGGCATCGGGCCGCGCGGTGTGGTGGCCACCGCGTCGTACGAGGCGCGGGTCTTCGGGGTGCACTCCGCCATGGCGACGGCCCAGGCCCGCCGGCTGTGCCCCAACGCGGCCTACCTGACCCCGCGCTTCAGCCTGTACCAGCAGGTGAGCGGCGTCGTCATGGGGCTGCTGGCCGAGCTGTCGCCGCTGGTGGAGCCGCTGAGCCTCGACGAGGCGTTCGTCGACCTGGAGGCGGGTGGCGTCGAGCCGGCGACGGAGGCCGTACGGGCGGTGGGGGAGCGGCTGCGCGGGGACATCCTGGCGGCGACGGGGGTCAGCGGGTCGGTGGGGCTCGCCGGGTCGAAGATGCTCGCCAAGATCGCCTCCGAGCAGGCGAAGCCGGACGGGCTGGTCGTCATCGAGCCGGGTACGGAGCTGGAGCTGCTGGGGCCCATGCCGGTGCGGACGATTCCCGGCGTCGGGCCCGCCACGGCCGAGACGCTGCGGCGCGCGGGCATCCACACGGTGGCCGAGACGGCCGAGGCGGGGGAGGCGGAGCTGGTGCGGCTGCTGGGCAAGGCGCACGGGGCCGGGCTGTACGCCCTGGCGACGGGCCACGACGAGCGGCCCGTGGTGGCCGAGCGGGACGCGAAGTCGGTCTCCGTGGAGGACACCTTCGCCGAGGACCTGACCGACCGGACGCGGGTACAGCTGGAGCTCGCGCGTCTCGCCGACCGCTGTGTCCGGCGGTTGCGCGCGGCCGGGCGGTCGGGACGGACGGTCGTCATCAAGGTGCGGCGGTACGACTTCTCGACGCTGACGCGCTCCGAGACGCTCCGCGGGCCGACGGACGATCCCGCGGTGGTCCGGGAGGCGGCCGCCCGGTTGCTGGAGGGCGTCGACACGACGGCGGGGGTGCGGTTGCTGGGAGTGGGGGTCAGCGGGCTCGCCGATTACACGCAGGAGGATCTGTTCGCGCAGGCGCGGGCCGCTGAGGCCGCCGAGGCGGCGGGGGAGGACGGCGGGCTCCAGGATGCCGAGGGGGCACTCGAGCGGCGGGCGGACGACGGCGAGGCGGTGCCGGCCCGGCGGTGGCTGCCGGGGCTGGACGTGGTGCACCGGGAGCTCGGGCGGGGGTGGGTGCAGGGGAGCGGGCTCGGGCGGGTCACCGTGCGGTTCGAGGAGCCCTGGTCGGCGGCTCCGGGGCGGGTGCGGACGTTCACCGTCGACGATCCGGATCTGGAGCCGGCGGAGCCGGTGCCGCTGATACGGCCGGTGGTGGGGGAGGGGGCGCCGGCGCCGCCCGTCGGCGACGTGGCCGCCGCGTCGGGGCGGTGA
- a CDS encoding PRC-barrel domain-containing protein: MQSDIDPRTLIGRKAYDRDGAKIGTVDEVYLDDATGEPEWAAVRTGLFGRDAFVPLEPSEVVDESLRIPYDRTLIRTAPDLGVGRHLSPEQELRLYHHYRMPLPTPETPAPGAGERDERDERDERDERDEREGAGHEPRRPADPGREPGGSRTSGQDPGHSA, encoded by the coding sequence CGATCCTCGGACCCTGATCGGCCGCAAAGCCTACGACCGCGACGGCGCGAAGATCGGCACCGTGGACGAGGTCTACCTCGACGACGCCACCGGCGAACCCGAATGGGCGGCCGTACGCACCGGCCTGTTCGGCCGCGACGCGTTCGTCCCCCTGGAACCGAGCGAGGTCGTCGACGAGTCCCTGCGCATCCCCTACGACCGGACCCTCATCCGAACCGCCCCCGACCTGGGCGTGGGCCGCCACCTCTCCCCCGAACAGGAACTCCGCCTCTACCACCACTACCGCATGCCCCTGCCGACCCCGGAGACACCCGCGCCCGGGGCGGGCGAGAGGGACGAGAGGGACGAGAGGGACGAGAGGGACGAGAGGGACGAGAGGGAGGGTGCCGGGCACGAACCGCGACGCCCCGCCGACCCCGGACGGGAGCCCGGCGGGAGCCGCACATCCGGGCAGGACCCAGGCCACAGCGCCTGA